The Setaria italica strain Yugu1 chromosome IX, Setaria_italica_v2.0, whole genome shotgun sequence genome has a window encoding:
- the LOC101775385 gene encoding methyl-CpG-binding domain-containing protein 11: protein MATGEEHVAAAVEQTPEKKEASVTELPAPSGWTKKLAPIRGGKFEVIFVSPTGEEIKSKRQLTQYLKAHPGGPASSEFDWGTSDTPRRSARLSEKFKATESPEGEKTPKRGRSSSKRGRKEKKEDADAVDANETVDRGTLEGTDVEMKDAEEEKKEDAPSADVAEKTEGGEEKKDEAPGADAAEKTEQGAEGQEQTNNVAAPESENKSDVKPAESEVAPLAPVVEEEKKEEKTENSLVAEPAVPPAAEPVVLLAASSEGEKKEDGGVTEPAALPVAETKADAPPAEAAKEAENLGQANAAPQEPSAANCDNKGQIQPGASAVRCT, encoded by the exons ATGGCGACCGGCGAGGAgcacgtggcggcggcggttgagcagacgccggagaagaaggaggCCAGCGTGACCGAGCTCCCCGCGCCCTCCGGCTGGACGAAGAAG CTTGCCCCAATTAGAGGGGGAAAGTTTGAGGTTATTTTTGTGTCCCCAACTGGCGAGGAGATCAAGAGCAAGAGACAGCTGACCCAGTACCTGAAAGCTCATCCTGGAGGCCCTGCATCTTCCGAGTTTGATTGGGGAACCA GTGATACTCCCAGACGGTCAGCACGCTTAAGTGAGAAGTTCAAGGCAACAGAGAGCCCAGAAGGTGAGAAGACCCCTAAACGTGGAAGATCAAGCTCTAAGAGGGGCagaaaggagaaaaaagaagatgCAGATGCAGTCGATGCCAATGAAACTGTAGACCGTGGCACTTTGGAAGGCACTGATGTGGAGATGAAGGATgctgaagaagagaagaaagaggaTGCCCCCAGTGCAGATGTTGCAGAGAAGACCGAAGGAGGTGAAGAGAAGAAAGATGAGGCCCCTGGTGCAGATGCTGCAGAGAAGACTGAACAAGGCGCCGAAGGCCAAGAGCAGACTAATAATGTCGCTGCCCCAGAATCAGAAAATAAATCAGATGTGAAACCAGCTGAATCTGAAGTAGCTCCACTAGCACCTGTAGtagaggaagagaagaaagaggagaaaACTGAGAACAGCCTGGTAGCTGAACCCGCAGTGCCCCCAGCAGCTGAACCCGTGGTGCTCCTGGCAGCATCTTCAgagggagagaagaaagaggatGGTGGCGTGACCGAACCTGCTGCGCTGCCTGTGGCCGAAACGAAGGCAGATGCTCCTCCAGCAGAGGCAGCAAAGGAGGCTGAGAATCTGGGGCAGGCGAACGCCGCCCCCCAAGAACCATCGGCAGCGAACTGCGACAACAAGGGTCAGATCCAACCGGGCGCCTCCGCTGTGAGGTGCACATAA
- the LOC101775789 gene encoding uncharacterized protein LOC101775789 — translation MGGLRSRILRTLQSFPNAAAQSNVLLALPPGAGPSPEPPVTPCGHRQEPAPQEEVPADEAVDARELPGGGADDDGDKENVSPGVNPRKAKKMKLSSDHQDDTCYRRPDLASATLFDPDLLAAFRLAVDTYAQALEVSKRRDDDDDHGDGVPVGGDGEGGGGGGAGVADPLEAFERRCPPGGERAVVLYTTSLRGVRKTFEDCARVRRLLEGLRVAFLERDVSMHAPYREELRAMLCGQDGGGGDPPPAFPVPPRLFVDGRYLGGADEVVALHERSQLRPVLRRAPRRGAGEGPCAVCGGAWFVVCGGCSGSHWLHDAGGATVTPAGRVACSACNENGLVPCPLCS, via the coding sequence ATGGGAGGGCTCAGATCGAGGATCCTCAGGACCTTGCAGTCGTTCCCCAACGCCGCCGCGCAGTCCAACGTCCTCCTTGCGCTCCCTCCCGGTGCTGGCCcctcgccggagccgccggTGACGCCGTGCGGCCACCGCCAAGAACCGGCGCCGCAGGAGGAGGTGCCGGCTGATGAAGCGGTGGATGCGCGCGAGCTGCCCGGCGGCGGTGCCGATGACGATGGCGACAAGGAGAACGTCTCGCCGGGGGTCAACCCGCGCAAGGCCAAGAAGATGAAGCTCAGCTCGGACCACCAAGACGACACCTGCTACCGCCGGCCGGACCTCGCCTCGGCGACGCTATTCGACCCGGACCTGCTCGCCGCCTTCCGCCTCGCTGTCGACACCTACGCGCAGGCCCTCGAGGTGTCCAAgcgccgcgacgacgacgacgaccacggGGACGGCGTGCCGGTCGGCGGCGAtggagaaggaggagggggaggaggagcaggagtcGCGGACCCCCTGGAGGCGTTCGAGCGGCGGTGCCCTccgggcggcgagcgcgcggtgGTGCTCTACACCACGTCGCTCCGCGGCGTGCGCAAGACGTTCGAGGACtgcgcgcgcgtgcgccgccTGCTCGAGGGCCTCCGCGTCGCCTTCCTGGAGCGCGACGTCTCCATGCACGCGCCCTACCGGGAGGAGCTCCGGGCGATGCTGTGcgggcaggacggcggcggcggcgacccgccCCCTGCATTCCCCGTGCCGCCGCGGCTGTTCGTGGACGGGCGGTacctcggcggcgccgacgaggtggTGGCGCTGCACGAGCGGTCCCAGCTCCGGCCCGTGCTCCGGCGCGcgccacggcgcggcgcgggggaagGCCCGTGCGCGGTGTGCGGCGGCGCCTGGTTCGTGGTGTGCGGCGGGTGCAGCGGTAGTCATTGGCTCCAtgacgccggcggcgccaccgtcaCCCCCGCCGGCCGCGTGGCTTGCTCTGCGTGCAACGAGAACGGCCTCGTGCCCTGCCCTCTCTGCAGCTAG